Within Haloterrigena salifodinae, the genomic segment GGTGGGACAGACGGATCGATTTCGGACCGGTGCTCGCCGCGGTCGCCTATTCGACGGCCGCGATCGCTTCGATCTCGATCGCCGCGCCCTTGGGGACGCGACCGACCTCGACCGCGCTCCTGGCGGGCGGCTCCTCGTCGAAGAACTCGCTGTAGACCTCGTTGAACTCCTCGAAGTCGTCGATATCGTTGAGGAAGACGGTCGTCTTGAGGACGTCGTCCATCGACAGGCCTTCCGCCTCGAGGATCGCCGCGACGTTTTCCAGACACTGCCGCGTC encodes:
- a CDS encoding Rid family detoxifying hydrolase; the protein is MMRTVSTDDAPAAVGAYSQATRTDDVLITAGQLPLTADGELLDDESVGDQTRQCLENVAAILEAEGLSMDDVLKTTVFLNDIDDFEEFNEVYSEFFDEEPPARSAVEVGRVPKGAAIEIEAIAAVE